In Luteipulveratus mongoliensis, the DNA window TCCGACCGTCATCCGCTTTTGCGACGTCAGGCGGCGGGCGCTCCGGCCAGGTGCACCCGCAGTGTGGAGCCCGACTCCGTCTTGGCCACCTCGATGCGCGCCGTGACCCGGTGGCGCAGCTCGGCGACGTGACTGACGATCCCCACGCTTCGCCCTCCGGCACGCAGGGTGTCGAGGACAGCCATCACCTGCTCGAGGCTCTGCTCGTCGAGCGAGCCGAAGCCCTCGTCGACGAAGAGGGTCTGCAGCTCCACGCCACCAGACTCCTGGCGGACCGCCTCCCCGAGGCCCAGAGCCAGCGACAGCGATGCCAGAAAGGCCTCGCCGCCGGACAGAGTGGCGGTGTCGCGGGTCTGACCGGTCCAGGCGTCGTGCACCACCAGGCCCAGGCCGCTGCGGAGCCCGCCCTTGACGCGAGCATCGGAGTGAGCCAGCTCGAACCGGCCGTCTGTCATCACCGTCAACCGCTCGTTGGCCAGCCGCGTGACCTCCTCGAGACGGGCGGCCAGCACGTAGGAGGACAGCCGCATCTTCTTGAGGTTGTCCCCACCGCCGTTGACCGTGTCCGCGATCGAGGTGACCGCACGCAGCTCGGCCTCACGCGGTCGCCACGCCGCCAACGCCGCGAGCAGGTCGCGGCTGACCACGTCGAGCCGAGCAGCCGCTCGCTGTGACGTGGCCATCGTGGCGTGTGCCTCGCGCGCTCGCTGCGCCGCCGCCGTGGCCGCGTGCTGCACCTGCTCGAGGTCCGGGCGTTCCTGCTCGCGGGCGGCCACCACCGCTGGCTGTTCGAGAACCGCAAGGGATCGCTCCCGCGCTGTCTGATGAGTGTCGATCTGCTGCTGCAGCTGCTCGACTCTCGCCTGATCACGCCATGCCGCCGATGCCAGCTGCGCGTCGGCGAATCCGTGCTCGTCGAGCAACGTCGCCAGATCGTCGGTGGCACGGGTGGCAGCGTCCTGGGCGCTCGTCAGTCTCGCCTCGGCTCGACGAGCAGCGAGTACGCCGGCACTCACCTGATCATGCCGGCGTCGGCTCTGGTCCCAGGCGCGCGCGTGGGCCTCGAGCGTCGACTCATCATCTGCCTGCTCGTGGGCGCGCGACCTCCACATCTCGCAGGGACAGTCGGCGCGGTGCTCCCGCTCCAGGGTCTCAAGCCTGAGGAGCAGGTCGGCCAGTCGAGCCGAAGCTGCGTCCTGAGCGGCCTGCAGGACCGCGTGCTGTCGTTCGTGCTCCTCGCGCCGTGCATCGACCGCGGCGACCTGCGCCACCGTCGTACGCCGTTCGCTCACCAGCTCGGCCAGCCGCAGCTCGGCCGCCCGCGCCGTCTCGACCTGCGCGGTGATCTCGTCGAGGAGGATCGTGAGCCGGTCCGGGGTCGGAGCATCCTCAGGCGCGCCGTCAGCGCCGAGCTCGAGATCGAGACGAACGCAGGACTCGGCCAGGGCGTCCTCGGCCGACGTCACCGCAGCGTCCGCGACCGCGACCCGTGCCGTGACGTCTCGCAGCCGCAGTCCGGCTGCGGTCGCGCGCTCCTCGGCCTCGTCGAGAGTGTCCTCGGAGACGTCCAGCAGGGTCAGACGGGCCGGGTCAGGGTGCTCGGGCGAGCCGCATACCGGACACGGTGCGCCGTCATCGAGACCGTCGGCCAGAGTCGCGGCAAGGTGCTCCAGGCGTACGGTCCGCAACCTCAGCACGTCACGCTCGGCGGACGCGAACGAGGCGGTCGCCTCGGCGGCCACAGCCCGTGTGGACCCCAGGGCCACTCGTGCCGTCGTGACCTGGTCGCGTCGTTGCTCAGCCTGTCGCACCTGCTCGAGCCGAGCCTCAGCAGCCGCCCGCGTCGCGGCGTCTCGCTGGGCGACCTCGAGCTGTGCCTCCAACGCGTCCACGCGTCGGCGGGCACGCTCCAAGAGCTCGTGATGCTGCGCCTGCGCAGCCGTCACCCGCGTCAACGCCTGTGCCGCCTGGGCAACCTCGGCGCCTGCGGACCGGGCCTGTCGCACCAGCCCGACGCCCTCCCGAAGACGGTCGCTGCCGAGCCTCAGCGCCTCCTCGTGCTCGGCGTCGATGGCACCGGCACGTGGCGCGATGTGGGCCAGGGCAGCCAGCGCACTCTCGTGGTCCGCGTGAACCTGCTGCAGCTCTTGCGTGGCGCGACCAGCTGACCGGCGGCTGGGCTCGACCTGGGCCGCGCGTCGGGCGCGCGCCAGCTCGCCCCTGCACGCGTCGAGGTCGGCGGCGCGCTGATCGAGCCGATCGAGGTCGGCCTGCGCGCGCTGTGCCTGCTGCTGCAGGTCGAAGGTCTGGCGAGCCCGAACCAACAGCTCCCGGTCCCGATCTGCGGCCGCGTCAGCGCGGGACGCCGCCGCCATCGCGGCGTCCGCTGCTGCTGAGGCCGCACTCCGCTCACGGCGCAGAGCTTCAGGGATCTGAGCGTGCTCGAGCTCGCTCCACGCCACGGTCTCCTCGTCCTGGGGAGCGAGCTCACTGAGCACGGACTCCAGGACGCGCAGCTCGGTGGTGACGCGGGTACGGGCGTCCTGGGCTGCCGACGTTGCGTCGCGACGGCGTCCGGCCAGCCATTCCTCGAGGTCAGCGAATCGCTGGACGTCGAAGAGCCGACGCAGCACCGCACCCCGCTCGTCCGGCCGTGCCTGCAAGAAGGCCGCGAACTGACCCTGGGGGAGCAGCACGACCTGAGCGAACTGATCCAGTCCCATCCCGAGTGCCTGCTCGATCACGTCGCCGACCTCATCGAGCCGGGTGCTCACACCGGACCATCGACCGCCGACCTGCTCCTGCAGGACGACCTTGGCCTGGCGACGGGTGAGTCCGGCGCCGCGCTTCTTGGGCGCCCGGTGCTCGGGGGAGCGTTCGATCCGCAGCCGTCGCCCGCCGACCGTCGCCTCGAGCGTCACGGTCGGCACCGCACCAGCGCCCGCATGATCGCTGCGCAGGCTCTCGCGCTGCCCGTGCCGCGAGCCGGGGAGCTGGCCGAACAGTGCGAAGCAGACTGCGTCGAGGATCGTGGTCTTGCCCGCGCCGGTGGGGCCGTGGATCAGGTGCACGCCCTGCTCGGACAGCGCGTCGAAGTCGATGGTCTCGACGCCGGGGAACGGACCGAATGCCTCGATTCGCAACCAGTGCAACCTCATGCGACCCCGCTCCGCCCGACGGAGACGTCGCCGACCTCGCCTTCGTCATCCCGACGCCGCCGGGCCACGGTGGACTCGGCGAGCGCGCTCGCGAAGACCTCACGCTCCTCGTCCGACGCCGGCGCACCCTCACGGACGTGCTCCAGGAAGTCGCAGCACACGTCGATGTCAGAGCGGCCACGCGTCCGCTGCGCGTAGCTGCGCGCCGCGATCTGGTCGGTCGGACCGTCGAAGAGCAGCTGGAGCGTGTGCGGGAACCGAGACCGGACGCGCTCCATGGCCCCGAGCGGTCGCACCGGATCGGTCAGCGTGACCTGGCACCAGCCCGTCTCAGCCGGCGCGTACGTCGGCCCGGCGAGGAGGTCGTCGAGATTGCCGCGCAACCGGTGCAGCTGCCGCTCGACCGGTGCCTCGACGAAGGTGAAGGAGGGCTCGGCACCGTCCAGGTCGACCAGCCACGAACCCTTGACGTGGCCGGTCTCGCTGAACGACATGGCCACCGGCGACCCGCTGTAGCGGACGTGCTCGCGCGGCTGCTGGGCACCGTGCAGATGGCCGAGGGCGACGTAGTCGACCCCGTCGAACACCTCGACCGGCACCGCGCCCATGCCTCCGACACTGATGTCGCGCTCGGACTCCGAGGTCGTGGCACCGGTGACGAACGCATGAGCCATCACGACCGACTGACCGCCTCGCGAGCGCTGGTCAGTCGTGACCCGCGACATCACGGCGCGCAGCACCGCCGCGTGGGTCCGGTCTTGGCAGCCCAGCTCGTCGGCGACCAGGGAGGGCTCGAGGAACGGGATCGGGTAGACGTGCGTGTCGCCCAGGGTGACGGGCGTGCCGACCGACTCCAGCGTCGTACGGATGTGCAGGCCGGCGCGCTCGAGCACTCGGGAAGCGAAACCCAGCCGGGTGGCCGAGTCGTGGTTGCCGCTCGAGAGGATCACCGCGGCGCCCGCGTCCAGGAGTCGTACGACCGCGTCGTCGAGCAGGGCGACCGTGTCTGGGCTGGGCAGCGCACGGTCGTAGATGTCGCCGGAGACGAGGACGGCGTCGATCTGCTCCTGCCGCACGACATCGACCAGATGGTCCAGATAGCGCCCCTGGGCACCGAGCAGCCCGACCCCGTGGAACGACCGTCCCAGGTGCCAGTCGGAGGTGTGGATCAGGCGCACACTCGCAGGCTAGGAGAGTCCACCGACACTGTCGGGGAGCCTGGTCGGCGAGCCTTCGAACGACGGACGATGTCCAGCCCCCAGGTTGCCCGACCGGCCGGAAGGCCACTTACCGACCGGTCGGACAAGGGGTGACGCCTGGACGGCGTCAGGATGCGATGTAACCGGGTCCCATTGGAGCCGTTGGCGCCGCGCTGTGGTGGCACCACAGTGCACTGGCACTTACGGCCCGTTGCGCGGTCACGGACTACGAGCTGCGGTACTCCACGTGCGGCCGTCCCGAGCCGCCGTGTCGCGTCGACCGATCGACCTGCCCGGCGTCGGCGAGGTACTCCAGGTAGCGACGAGCCGTCACTCGTGACGTCCCGATCCGGTCCGCGACCTCGGATGCCGTACGCGCCTGGTCTGACCCACCGAGGAGCTGTCGAACCTTGACGAGCGTCTCGGCGCTGAGACCCTTGGGGAGTGCCACCTCACGACGGGGACGCATCGCGTCGAACACCGCGTCGACGGCGGTCTGGTCGACCGATGCCGTGGTCTCCAGCGCTGACCGGAAGTCGGCGTACTGCCGCAGCTTGGCCTCCAGCATCGCCGCCGTGAACGGTTTGAGCAGGTAGCCGACGACGCCCTGGGAGGCGGCCTGTCGTACGACGTCGGCGTCGCGCGCCGAGGTGACCGCGATGACATGGCTGGGGTGGGCGGTCGCCCGCAGCTGGCGCAGCAGGTCCAGGCCGTGGCCGTCGGGCAGCTGCATGTCCAGCAGCACCAGGTCGACCTGGTGGGCACCGAGCGCGCGGACCGCATCGGCGAAGGTACCGGCGACGTCGACCACCTCGAAGCCGGCCATCCGTTCGACGAACGTGCGATGCGCACGCGCTGCGACCGGCTCGTCCTCGACGACGAGCACGTGCACGGTCATGGCGTACGCCTCGCCGGGACGCGGACCGTCAGCCGCGCTCCACCGAGCGTGCTGCGCCCGACCTCGGTGGAGCCCTCGTGCCGGCGCACCACCTGCCCGACGAGCGCCAAACCGACACCGCGCCCGCGCGCCTGGGTATCCGGCTTGCTGGTCCAGCCGGGTTCGAAGATCTGGTCCCGGTGCTCGGGGGCGATCCCAGGTCCGCTGTCATCGACGGCAACCATCAGTCCGTCGTCCTCGGACTTCACCAGCACTTGTACGACCGCCTCGGCAGTGCCCTGGGCCGCGTCGATGGCGTTGTCGAGCAGGTTGCCGACGACCGTCACCAGGTCGTGCGCGGACAGACTCGTGTGCGTCACCGAGCTGTCCGGGTCGACGACCAGCGCTACGCCACGTTCCTGGGCCTGACTCGACTTGCCGAGGAGGAGCGCCGACAGGACCGGCTCCTGGACGGCCCCGACGACGTCATCGGTCAACCGCCGGGCCAGGTCGAGCTCGTCCGTCGCAAACGCGACAGCCTCCTCTGTCTCACCCATCTCGACCAACGACACCATCGTGTGCAGGCGATTGGCCGCCTCGTGGTTCTGCGCTCGCAGTGCCGCCGCCATGCCACGGACGGTGTCGAGCTCGGCCGTGACCTCCTGCAGCTCGGTGCGGTCACGCAATGTCACGACCGACCCCACGACCCGGTCGTTCCACCGCGCGGGCGCCCGGTTGACCAGTAGCACCCGGTCCCCGACCACGACCGGCAGGTCGTGCAGCTCGGGTCCGGTGTCCGGCGTGACGAGCCCGAGCTCGGCCAGCGTCTTGCCGTCGTACGACTCAGGCAGGTCGAGCAGCCGCCGCGCCTCGTCATTGGCGAGGGTGACCCGATCGTCGTGTCCGAGGAGGACGAGTCCTTCACGGACCGCACGCAGCACGGCGTCGTAGTACTCGTACATGCGGGTGATCTCGACCTCGCCGAGCCCGTGCGTCTGACGACGAAGGCGTCGCCCGACCAGCCACGCGCCCACCAGACCGAGCGCTCCGAGCCCTGCCGCGACGAGCAAAACGGCCGGAAGGGCTTCCCAGACCTTGTGATTCACCTGCTGCAAGGTGATCCCGACCGACACAAGAGCGACCACCCGGTCGCCGGACCGCACGGGTACGACGGCGCGCACCGACGGCCCGAGCGTGCCGCTGTAGGTCTCGGTCACCTCGCCACCGCGCAACGCGGGTCCGGTCGATCCGCGGAAGTGGCCACCCAGCTGACTCGGGTCGGGGTGGGAGTACCGCACACCGTTCGTGCTCATGACCACCACGAAGTCCGTCCCTGTCGCGTGACGGACCCGCTCGGCGTACGGCTGCAGTGTCTTGCTCGGATCGGCGTCGCCGAGAGCGCGGGTCACGTCGGGGGCGGACGCCACCGTGCGGGACACCTCCAGCGCACGGTCGCGAGCAACGTCGTACGCGTCCCGGCGCGCGTCGTACCAGGCCAGGCCCACGCCGAGAGCCACCACGAGGAGCACGACAGCGAGGTGCCACACGAGCATCTGCGCCGCGATCGCGCGGGGCCGGCGTACTGCCATGTCCGGATTGTGCACGACCGAGCGGATGAGCAGCGGGCGTGACCGGGATCACGAACACTACGAACACAAGTGTGATGGGCGTCACGTGCGGCTCCAAACTCGGAAACGGACCCGAGGAGGAGCCATGACCATTGCCGCCGAGCCGCAGCCGAAGCAGCAACCCAAGGATCGAACGCACTACCTATACCTGTCCGTCATCGTCGCCGTGGTGCTCGCCATCGCCGTCGGACTGCTCGCACCAGACATCGCCGTCGAGCTGAAGCCGCTGGGCACCGGCTTCGTCAACCTGATCAAGATGATGATCAGCCCGATCATCTTCTGCACGATCGTGCTGGGCATCGGCTCCGTACGTTCAGCCGCCCAGGTCGGCAAGATCGGCGGACTCACCCTGGGCTACTTCCTGGTGATGTCGTTCGTAGCGCTCGCCATCGGACTCGGGGTCGGCAACCTCCTGCACCCCGGCGACGGGCTGAACATCACGGCGGACGTGGCCAAGGCCGGCGCCAAGCAGGTGAAGGAGCAGGAGAGCCTGCCGGACTTCCTGCTCGGCATCATCCCGGACACGATGGTCTCGGCGTTCACCTCGGGTGAGGTTCTCCAGACGCTGGTCGTCGCGCTGCTGGTCGGGTTCGCACTCCAGGCGATGGGCCGTCCGGCCGAGCCCGTGCTGCGTGCCATCGGATCGATCCAGAAGGTCGTCTTCCGGATCCTGAAGATGATCATGTGGGCCGCGCCTGTTGGCGCCTTCGGTGCCATGGCTGCCGTCGTCGGCGAGACCGGTGTCGATGCGCTCAAGAGCCTGGCAGTCATCATGTTCGGCTTCTACGCAACCTGTGCGGTGTTCATCTTCGTCATCCTGGCGACCGTGCTGAGAGTCGTCGCCGGAGTCAGCATCCTGCTCCTGCTCAAGTACCTCGCGCGTGAGTTCCTGCTGATCGTGTCGACGTCGTCGTCTGAGTCGGCGTTTCCACGGCTGCTCGCCAAAATGGAGCACGCCGGCGTCGAACGGCCGACTGTCGGCGTCGTCGTCCCGACCGGCTACTCGTTCAACCTGGACGGCACGATGATCTACCTGACGATGGCGTCACTGTTCCTCGCCTCGGCGATGGGCGACCCGCTGTCGCTGGGTGAGCAGATCTCGCTCCTGCTCTTCATGATGATCGCCTCCAAGGGCGCGGCCGGTGTCACCGGCGCGGGCCTGGCCACGTTGGCCGGTGGCCTGAACGCGCATCGTCCCGAGCTCGTCGACGGCGTCGGCCTCATCGTCGGAATCGACCGGTTCATGTCCGAGGCGCGGGCGGTGACCAACTTCACCGGCAACGCGGTGGCGACCATCGTCATCGGGTCCTGGACCGGCACGGTCGACAAGGAGCGCCTTGACAACGTCCTAGCCGGGCGTCTGCCGTTCGACGAGAACCTCTTGCTCGACGAGGACGACGAGCACGCACCCGAGGATCGGACGGACGAGCCCGCGCTCGCGAACCGCTGACGGCCCAAGGCGCCGCGGTGAGGGTGATCCCTCACCGCGGCGCCCTTGTGTCCGGGGTTAGATACCGAGGGAGAGATGGATTGAGCGATCGAGGACAGCGACCGAAGAATGAACTCCGCAGCCCCAAGCCCCCAACCGACGAGTAACGCGCCCGCGCCAATCCTCGGTGTGGACTTCGGCAGAGTCATACAGGGCGGACCGGACCTATCCGGCCGCGCTGCTGACACGGACTTCCTCGAT includes these proteins:
- a CDS encoding AAA family ATPase, which codes for MRLHWLRIEAFGPFPGVETIDFDALSEQGVHLIHGPTGAGKTTILDAVCFALFGQLPGSRHGQRESLRSDHAGAGAVPTVTLEATVGGRRLRIERSPEHRAPKKRGAGLTRRQAKVVLQEQVGGRWSGVSTRLDEVGDVIEQALGMGLDQFAQVVLLPQGQFAAFLQARPDERGAVLRRLFDVQRFADLEEWLAGRRRDATSAAQDARTRVTTELRVLESVLSELAPQDEETVAWSELEHAQIPEALRRERSAASAAADAAMAAASRADAAADRDRELLVRARQTFDLQQQAQRAQADLDRLDQRAADLDACRGELARARRAAQVEPSRRSAGRATQELQQVHADHESALAALAHIAPRAGAIDAEHEEALRLGSDRLREGVGLVRQARSAGAEVAQAAQALTRVTAAQAQHHELLERARRRVDALEAQLEVAQRDAATRAAAEARLEQVRQAEQRRDQVTTARVALGSTRAVAAEATASFASAERDVLRLRTVRLEHLAATLADGLDDGAPCPVCGSPEHPDPARLTLLDVSEDTLDEAEERATAAGLRLRDVTARVAVADAAVTSAEDALAESCVRLDLELGADGAPEDAPTPDRLTILLDEITAQVETARAAELRLAELVSERRTTVAQVAAVDARREEHERQHAVLQAAQDAASARLADLLLRLETLEREHRADCPCEMWRSRAHEQADDESTLEAHARAWDQSRRRHDQVSAGVLAARRAEARLTSAQDAATRATDDLATLLDEHGFADAQLASAAWRDQARVEQLQQQIDTHQTARERSLAVLEQPAVVAAREQERPDLEQVQHAATAAAQRAREAHATMATSQRAAARLDVVSRDLLAALAAWRPREAELRAVTSIADTVNGGGDNLKKMRLSSYVLAARLEEVTRLANERLTVMTDGRFELAHSDARVKGGLRSGLGLVVHDAWTGQTRDTATLSGGEAFLASLSLALGLGEAVRQESGGVELQTLFVDEGFGSLDEQSLEQVMAVLDTLRAGGRSVGIVSHVAELRHRVTARIEVAKTESGSTLRVHLAGAPAA
- a CDS encoding exonuclease SbcCD subunit D — translated: MRLIHTSDWHLGRSFHGVGLLGAQGRYLDHLVDVVRQEQIDAVLVSGDIYDRALPSPDTVALLDDAVVRLLDAGAAVILSSGNHDSATRLGFASRVLERAGLHIRTTLESVGTPVTLGDTHVYPIPFLEPSLVADELGCQDRTHAAVLRAVMSRVTTDQRSRGGQSVVMAHAFVTGATTSESERDISVGGMGAVPVEVFDGVDYVALGHLHGAQQPREHVRYSGSPVAMSFSETGHVKGSWLVDLDGAEPSFTFVEAPVERQLHRLRGNLDDLLAGPTYAPAETGWCQVTLTDPVRPLGAMERVRSRFPHTLQLLFDGPTDQIAARSYAQRTRGRSDIDVCCDFLEHVREGAPASDEEREVFASALAESTVARRRRDDEGEVGDVSVGRSGVA
- a CDS encoding response regulator → MTVHVLVVEDEPVAARAHRTFVERMAGFEVVDVAGTFADAVRALGAHQVDLVLLDMQLPDGHGLDLLRQLRATAHPSHVIAVTSARDADVVRQAASQGVVGYLLKPFTAAMLEAKLRQYADFRSALETTASVDQTAVDAVFDAMRPRREVALPKGLSAETLVKVRQLLGGSDQARTASEVADRIGTSRVTARRYLEYLADAGQVDRSTRHGGSGRPHVEYRSS
- a CDS encoding sensor histidine kinase, translating into MAVRRPRAIAAQMLVWHLAVVLLVVALGVGLAWYDARRDAYDVARDRALEVSRTVASAPDVTRALGDADPSKTLQPYAERVRHATGTDFVVVMSTNGVRYSHPDPSQLGGHFRGSTGPALRGGEVTETYSGTLGPSVRAVVPVRSGDRVVALVSVGITLQQVNHKVWEALPAVLLVAAGLGALGLVGAWLVGRRLRRQTHGLGEVEITRMYEYYDAVLRAVREGLVLLGHDDRVTLANDEARRLLDLPESYDGKTLAELGLVTPDTGPELHDLPVVVGDRVLLVNRAPARWNDRVVGSVVTLRDRTELQEVTAELDTVRGMAAALRAQNHEAANRLHTMVSLVEMGETEEAVAFATDELDLARRLTDDVVGAVQEPVLSALLLGKSSQAQERGVALVVDPDSSVTHTSLSAHDLVTVVGNLLDNAIDAAQGTAEAVVQVLVKSEDDGLMVAVDDSGPGIAPEHRDQIFEPGWTSKPDTQARGRGVGLALVGQVVRRHEGSTEVGRSTLGGARLTVRVPARRTP
- a CDS encoding cation:dicarboxylate symporter family transporter, whose protein sequence is MTIAAEPQPKQQPKDRTHYLYLSVIVAVVLAIAVGLLAPDIAVELKPLGTGFVNLIKMMISPIIFCTIVLGIGSVRSAAQVGKIGGLTLGYFLVMSFVALAIGLGVGNLLHPGDGLNITADVAKAGAKQVKEQESLPDFLLGIIPDTMVSAFTSGEVLQTLVVALLVGFALQAMGRPAEPVLRAIGSIQKVVFRILKMIMWAAPVGAFGAMAAVVGETGVDALKSLAVIMFGFYATCAVFIFVILATVLRVVAGVSILLLLKYLAREFLLIVSTSSSESAFPRLLAKMEHAGVERPTVGVVVPTGYSFNLDGTMIYLTMASLFLASAMGDPLSLGEQISLLLFMMIASKGAAGVTGAGLATLAGGLNAHRPELVDGVGLIVGIDRFMSEARAVTNFTGNAVATIVIGSWTGTVDKERLDNVLAGRLPFDENLLLDEDDEHAPEDRTDEPALANR